The following are encoded together in the Pirellulales bacterium genome:
- a CDS encoding methylated-DNA--[protein]-cysteine S-methyltransferase → MATTVFYRFIDSPLGRIYLQGDGQFLTGLYMPRHKHWQGPDSSLRQSNAAFTEVSEQLEEYFAGERNQFNVPVRLDGTPFQQRVWQELVRIPYGKTITYAQLAARVGKPTASRAVGNANGRNPVSIIVPCHRVIGADGKLTGYGGGVDKKEWLLAWERDKSAISKPAISRREHVA, encoded by the coding sequence ATGGCCACGACTGTCTTCTATCGGTTTATCGATTCCCCGCTGGGGCGTATATATCTCCAAGGGGATGGGCAATTTTTAACTGGGCTGTACATGCCAAGGCATAAGCACTGGCAGGGGCCCGATTCCTCGTTGCGCCAGTCGAACGCCGCATTTACGGAGGTAAGCGAGCAGCTCGAAGAATATTTCGCCGGCGAGCGCAATCAGTTCAATGTGCCAGTGAGGCTGGACGGCACGCCGTTTCAGCAGCGTGTCTGGCAAGAACTCGTGCGCATTCCTTATGGCAAGACAATTACCTACGCGCAGCTCGCCGCACGCGTAGGCAAGCCTACTGCCTCGCGCGCCGTAGGGAATGCTAACGGCCGCAATCCTGTCTCGATCATCGTGCCATGTCATCGTGTGATCGGCGCCGATGGTAAACTCACCGGATATGGAGGTGGCGTCGACAAAAAAGAATGGCTGCTCGCCTGGGAACGCGATAAGTCGGCGATCAGCAAGCCGGCCATTTCGCGTCGCGAGCATGTCGCCTGA